Proteins found in one Coffea eugenioides isolate CCC68of chromosome 5, Ceug_1.0, whole genome shotgun sequence genomic segment:
- the LOC113770952 gene encoding uncharacterized protein LOC113770952 isoform X2 → MENQVVRRRVNIIASHFGSPEDLSAAATHLFPMGCSNSLNSVIWRCDSKMYFARQTSSSQPCFMRPAANEQGNYAESTPRSKSSGSLNKDLYAYEAPMFSRPSITEPSMQNVEELQWLQQACNFHQPAPDPPTFARPSPVDYHAKEKTEASKVKGFEWMPKMDVAESGCNYVVTIELPGARASNIRVEVNNQNLRVTGYRSIDWGKVASCSIDSTSAYHRREISPGPYEIVWPLPKNVNKENISAELVEGLLLINIPKLSEARRQLKRVYI, encoded by the exons ATGGAGAACCAGGTTGTAAGAAGAAGAGTGAATATCATTGCAAGCCATTTTGGTTCCCCTGAAGATTTATCTGCCGCTGCTACACATCTATTTCCTATG GGGTGCAGTAATAGTTTGAACTCTGTAATCTGGAGGTGTGACAGCAAAATGTATTTTGCCAGGCAGACCTCCTCTTCTCAACCATGTTTCATGAGGCCGGCTGCAAATGAACAG GGAAATTATGCTGAATCCACACCACGTTCCAAATCTAGTGGTTCTTTAAACAAGGACCTCTATGCTTATGAAGCACCCATGTTCTCTAGGCCTTCCATAACGGAACCTAGCATGCAGAATGTTGAAGAATTACAATGGCTGCAGCAAGCTTGCAACTTTCATCAACCTGCGCCTGACCCTCCTACTTTTGCCAGGCCAAGCCCAGTAGATTAtcatgcaaaagaaaaaacagaggcTTCAAAAGTAAAAG GATTCGAATGGATGCCAAAGATGGACGTTGCAGAATCTGGGTGCAATTATGTTGTTACAATAGAACTTCCAGGTGCAAGAGCCAGCAATATAAGGGTGGAAGTCAACAACCAAAA CTTGAGAGTAACTGGCTATCGTTCCATTGACTGGGGGAAGGTGGCAAGCTGTTCTATTGACTCTACATCTGCATACCATAGGAGGGAGATTTCACCAGGACCTTATGAGATTGTGTGGCCTCTTCCGAAGAATGTGAACAAGGAAAATATATCAGCAGAACTTGT AGAGGGCCTTTTACTGATCAACATCCCAAAACTTTCTGAAGCCCGCAGGCAGCTGAAAAGGGTGTATATATAG
- the LOC113772418 gene encoding protein trichome birefringence-like 43 — translation MGSSSPPVPAAYAAALGALVLLSLFNHAVKVQGESNKKVGRQETEGCDIFQGSWIRDDSYPSYEYTQCPFIEKAFNCQNNGRTDNEYLKYRWQPKNCNVSRFDGKEFLSRFKGKSIMFVGDSLSLNQWQSLTCMLHSAVPQAPYKLKRIGTLSNFTFPTYGVSIMYSRNALLVDVIRENDRRVLKLNSVASSSKTWEKMDMLIFDTWHWWLHTGRKQPWDIIEYNKVLYQNMDRLHAYEIALNTWASWVESRVDPRRTKIFFQGVSPDHDRFAGLPFDCERWRQPLIYPGVRSKPQVVLEKVLQPLSKRVNLLDIYSLSKLRIDGHPSVYGSGGHRGMDCTHWCLPGIPDTWNQLLFAALT, via the exons ATGGGTAGCTCTTCTCCGCCAGTACCTGCAGCTTATGCTGCTGCACTCGGTGCACTGGTTCTACTATCATTATTCAATCATGCAGTAAAAGTACAAGGAGAGTCCAATAAGAAAGTTGGCCGACAGGAAACTGAGGGCTGTGATATCTTCCAAGGGAGTTGGATTCGTGATGATTCATATCCAAGTTATGAGTATACTCAGtgtcccttcattgagaaagcgtTCAATTGCCAAAACAATGGTAGAACTGACAACGAATACCTCAAATATAGATGGCAGCCCAAAAATTGCAACGTATCAAG GTTCGATGGGAAAGAGTTCTTGTCAAGATTCAAGGGAAAAAGTATAATGTTTGTAGGAGATTCACTGAGTCTTAACCAGTGGCAATCTCTGACATGCATGCTTCATTCAGCAGTGCCACAAGCTCCCTACAAGTTAAAGAGGATTGGTACTCTTTCCAATTTCACTTTCCCG ACATATGGTGTTTCGATAATGTACTCGCGCAACGCGCTTTTGGTCGACGTAATTAGAGAGAATGACCGGCGGGTTCTGAAATTGAATTCCGTGGCTTCTTCGAGTAAAACATGGGAAAAAATGGATATGCTCATCTTCGACACTTGGCATTGGTGGCTTCACACTGGGAGGAAACAACC TTGGGATATTATTGAATACAACAAGGTTTTATATCAAAACATGGATCGTTTGCATGCATATGAAATTGCTCTAAATACATGGGCAAGTTGGGTCGAGTCACGAGTAGATCCAAGGAGAACAAAGATTTTCTTTCAAGGAGTTTCACCAGATCATGATAG GTTTGCTGGTCTACCATTCGACTGTGAAAGATGGAGACAGCCATTAATATACCCAGGAGTACGCAGTAAACCGCAAGTGGTGTTGGAGAAAGTTTTGCAGCCACTTTCGAAACGGGTTAATTTGCTAGATATATATAGCTTGTCAAAACTCAGAATAGATGGCCACCCTTCTGTCTACGGCTCTGGAGGGCACAGGGGGATGGATTGCACCCATTGGTGTCTACCGGGAATCCCTGATACTTGGAACCAACTCCTATTTGCAGCCCTCACTTGA
- the LOC113772431 gene encoding heat stress transcription factor A-4b-like gives MMDGSNGGSTAPAPFLTKTYEMVEDPMTNSIVSWSHSGMSFIVWNPPEFARDLLPKYFKHNNFSSFIRQLNTYGFRKSDPDQWEFLNEDFIRGQRHLLRNIYRRKPIHSHSVQGNSAVPLGNAERQSFQEEIERLNGEKNLLQSELERHKQESREFETEVNSLAERLRNIDNRQRQLMACLAQLLQKPGFASGLMQQSENHNKRRRLLISNYLYDEANIGQSPVVSFQPENPNLCLPVLNTELIEKLDASVNFWETFLYGMCSSSAEEMYGFACLPHPPPLTITGPLASSGDSDVNVQPCSSNSLRSSPSGEFHSSPELAVSSNHVDSPATSSPCLDMDSRSKSSGIDVNTSPATIMEIETSKDQVGSVSASAPAGTNDVFWQQFLTETPGSSDTQEVQSERREIAARTSDSRLADHHRTWWNKNNVENLTEQMGHLTPAEKT, from the exons ATGATGGATGGATCTAATGGTGGATCAACTGCACCAGCACCTTTTTTAACTAAGACGTATGAGATGGTTGAAGACCCCATGACAAATTCAATTGTTTCTTGGAGTCACAGTGGTATGAGCTTCATTGTGTGGAATCCACCAGAGTTTGCTCGAGATTTGCTGCCGAAGTATTTCAAGCACAACAACTTTTCCAGTTTTATCAGACAACTCAATACATAT ggttttaggAAGAGTGATCCTGATCAGTGGGAGTTTTTAAATGAGGATTTTATAAGAGGGCAGAGGCATCTTCTAAGGAACATCTATCGTCGCAAGCCAATACACAGCCATTCTGTGCAAGGGAATTCTGCAGTGCCCCTAGGTAACGCAGAACGACAGTCATTTCAGGAGGAGATTGAGAGGCTGAATGGGGAGAAGAATTTGCTCCAGTCAGAGCTAGAGAGGCATAAACAGGAGAGTAGAGAATTTGAAACTGAAGTTAATTCATTGGCAGAACGCTTGAGAAATATAGATAATAGGCAGAGGCAATTGATGGCATGTCTGGCTCAACTCCTTCAAAAACCTGGATTTGCTTCTGGTCTTATGCAACAGTCAGAAAATCATAATAAAAGGAGACGATTGTTGATATCAAATTACTTATATGATGAAGCTAATATTGGTCAGAGTCCAGTTGTAAGTTTCCAACCAGAGAACCCAAATTTATGTCTTCCAGTGCTAAACACAGAGCTAATTGAGAAGCTGGATGCATCTGTAAATTTTTGGGAGACATTCCTATATGGAATGTGTAGTTCCTCGGCTGAAGAAATGTATGGCTTCGCTTGTCTCCCGCACCCTCCACCTCTTACTATAACTGGACCACTTGCATCATCTGGAGACTCTGATGTGAATGTCCAGCCATGCTCATCTAATTCTCTTCGATCATCACCATCTGGCGAATTTCATTCATCTCCTGAGTTGGCTGTGTCTTCTAATCATGTTGATAGTCCGGCAACCTCATCTCCTTGTCTTGACATGGATTCAAGATCTAAATCATCGGGAATTGACGTGAATACAAGCCCTGCTACCATCATGGAAATTGAAACATCGAAGGACCAAGTGGGCAGTGTGTCTGCATCTGCACCAGCTGGGACTAATGATGTATTTTGGCAACAATTTTTAACTGAGACTCCCGGTTCCTCTGACACACAGGAGGTTCAGTCTGAGAGAAGAGAGATTGCTGCCAGAACAAGTGATAGTAGGTTGGCAGATCATCACAGAACTTGGTGGAACAAGAATAATGTAGAAAACTTAACAGAACAGATGGGCCACCTCACTCCAGCTGAAAAAACATGA
- the LOC113770952 gene encoding uncharacterized protein LOC113770952 isoform X1, whose protein sequence is MENQVVRRRVNIIASHFGSPEDLSAAATHLFPMGCSNSLNSVIWRCDSKMYFARQTSSSQPCFMRPAANEQVCHTYGNYAESTPRSKSSGSLNKDLYAYEAPMFSRPSITEPSMQNVEELQWLQQACNFHQPAPDPPTFARPSPVDYHAKEKTEASKVKGFEWMPKMDVAESGCNYVVTIELPGARASNIRVEVNNQNLRVTGYRSIDWGKVASCSIDSTSAYHRREISPGPYEIVWPLPKNVNKENISAELVEGLLLINIPKLSEARRQLKRVYI, encoded by the exons ATGGAGAACCAGGTTGTAAGAAGAAGAGTGAATATCATTGCAAGCCATTTTGGTTCCCCTGAAGATTTATCTGCCGCTGCTACACATCTATTTCCTATG GGGTGCAGTAATAGTTTGAACTCTGTAATCTGGAGGTGTGACAGCAAAATGTATTTTGCCAGGCAGACCTCCTCTTCTCAACCATGTTTCATGAGGCCGGCTGCAAATGAACAGGTCTGTCATACTTAT GGAAATTATGCTGAATCCACACCACGTTCCAAATCTAGTGGTTCTTTAAACAAGGACCTCTATGCTTATGAAGCACCCATGTTCTCTAGGCCTTCCATAACGGAACCTAGCATGCAGAATGTTGAAGAATTACAATGGCTGCAGCAAGCTTGCAACTTTCATCAACCTGCGCCTGACCCTCCTACTTTTGCCAGGCCAAGCCCAGTAGATTAtcatgcaaaagaaaaaacagaggcTTCAAAAGTAAAAG GATTCGAATGGATGCCAAAGATGGACGTTGCAGAATCTGGGTGCAATTATGTTGTTACAATAGAACTTCCAGGTGCAAGAGCCAGCAATATAAGGGTGGAAGTCAACAACCAAAA CTTGAGAGTAACTGGCTATCGTTCCATTGACTGGGGGAAGGTGGCAAGCTGTTCTATTGACTCTACATCTGCATACCATAGGAGGGAGATTTCACCAGGACCTTATGAGATTGTGTGGCCTCTTCCGAAGAATGTGAACAAGGAAAATATATCAGCAGAACTTGT AGAGGGCCTTTTACTGATCAACATCCCAAAACTTTCTGAAGCCCGCAGGCAGCTGAAAAGGGTGTATATATAG